In Janthinobacterium sp. 67, a genomic segment contains:
- a CDS encoding GNAT family N-acetyltransferase → MLTFVPTSLADGEALASLRVAAMRESLERIGRYDPQRARQRFLATFDPACTWQLRHGGTLAGFYVLRPQADYLLLDHLYLAPERQRQGLGAAVLARVFAEADAARKSVRVGALRGSEANRFYVRHGFVPDGEEAFDLYYRRAPAA, encoded by the coding sequence ATGCTGACCTTCGTTCCTACCAGCCTGGCCGATGGCGAGGCGCTGGCCAGCCTGCGCGTGGCCGCCATGCGCGAAAGTCTCGAGCGCATCGGCCGCTATGATCCGCAGCGCGCGCGCCAGCGCTTCCTGGCCACCTTCGACCCCGCCTGCACCTGGCAGTTGCGCCACGGCGGCACGCTGGCAGGCTTTTATGTGCTGCGCCCGCAAGCCGATTATCTGTTGCTCGACCACCTCTACCTGGCGCCCGAACGCCAGCGGCAAGGCCTGGGCGCGGCCGTGCTGGCGCGCGTGTTTGCCGAGGCCGATGCGGCTCGCAAGAGCGTGCGCGTGGGCGCCTTGCGCGGCAGCGAGGCGAACCGCTTCTACGTGCGGCACGGCTTCGTACCCGATGGAGAGGAAGCGTTCGACCTGTATTATCGGCGCGCCCCCGCGGCTTGA
- the hisC gene encoding histidinol-phosphate transaminase has protein sequence MSRFWSNIVSELTPYIPGEQPKLPDLVKLNTNENPYGPSPQVLAALHEASNDTLRLYPDPTASELKQTLAGYHGLHSAQVFVGNGSDEVLALAFMALLKHDAPLLFPDISYSFYPVYCKLYGIDYRTVPLDDTMRIRPEDYQGPCGAIIFPNPNAPTGVDLPLAGVETLLRDHPDAVVVVDEAYVDFGGESAVALVDRYPNLLVVQTFSKSRSLAGLRVGCAFGHADLIEALERVKNSFNSYPLDRLALAGAVASLHDEAYFQQTRQAVIASRDQLTQDLAALGFEVLPSVANFVFARHPQHDAAQLAAGLRARSVIVRHFNAPRISQYLRISIGNVGECAALLAALRAIL, from the coding sequence ATGAGCCGATTCTGGAGCAACATCGTCAGCGAGCTGACCCCCTATATCCCTGGCGAGCAACCCAAACTGCCCGACCTGGTCAAACTCAACACCAACGAAAATCCCTACGGCCCGTCGCCGCAAGTGCTGGCCGCACTGCACGAAGCCAGTAACGACACCTTGCGCCTCTACCCCGATCCCACGGCCAGCGAACTGAAGCAAACTCTGGCCGGCTACCACGGCTTGCACAGCGCGCAAGTATTCGTCGGCAACGGTTCCGACGAAGTGCTGGCGCTGGCCTTCATGGCCTTGCTCAAGCACGATGCGCCGCTGCTGTTTCCGGACATCAGCTACAGTTTCTATCCCGTGTATTGCAAGCTGTACGGCATCGATTACCGCACCGTGCCGCTCGACGACACCATGCGTATCCGCCCCGAAGACTACCAGGGGCCATGCGGCGCCATCATCTTCCCGAACCCGAATGCCCCGACGGGCGTGGACTTGCCGCTGGCCGGCGTGGAAACCCTGTTGCGCGACCATCCCGACGCCGTGGTGGTGGTCGATGAAGCGTACGTGGATTTCGGCGGCGAGAGCGCCGTGGCCCTGGTCGACCGTTATCCGAACTTGCTGGTGGTGCAGACGTTCTCGAAATCGCGTTCGCTGGCCGGCTTGCGCGTCGGCTGCGCCTTCGGGCATGCTGACCTGATCGAGGCGCTGGAACGTGTGAAGAACAGTTTCAATTCGTATCCGCTGGACCGGCTGGCGCTGGCCGGCGCCGTCGCTTCGCTGCACGATGAAGCGTATTTCCAGCAGACGCGCCAGGCCGTGATCGCCAGCCGCGATCAGCTGACGCAAGACCTGGCGGCGCTGGGCTTCGAGGTGCTGCCGTCGGTGGCCAATTTCGTCTTTGCCCGCCACCCGCAGCATGACGCGGCGCAACTGGCGGCCGGCTTGCGCGCCCGTTCCGTGATCGTGCGCCATTTCAATGCACCGCGCATCAGCCAGTATCTGCGCATCAGCATCGGCAATGTGGGCGAATGCGCGGCCTTGCTGGCGGCCTTGCGCGCAATACTGTGA
- a CDS encoding NAD(P)-dependent oxidoreductase, with product MAKVAFIGLGVMGFPMAGHLAAGGHDVTVYNRNPARAAAWLEQHKGKSAATPAEAAAGAEFVFTCIGNDNDLYQVILEEGGLLSAMAPGSILIDHTTASAEAARTIHAAANEKGVFFLDAPVSGGQAGAENGKLTVMVGGDAEAYARAEPVIVLFSRAVTYMGASGSGQLTKMVNQICIAGLVQALSEGIAFAENAGLDAALVVDVISKGAAQSWQLENRGKTMIERKFDFGFAVDLMRKDLGICLAEAQRNGSDLPVTTLTDQFYGEVQQAGGNRYDTSSLITRLNKK from the coding sequence ATGGCAAAAGTGGCATTCATCGGTTTGGGCGTCATGGGTTTCCCCATGGCAGGCCATCTGGCGGCGGGCGGGCACGACGTCACCGTGTACAACCGCAACCCGGCCCGCGCGGCCGCCTGGCTGGAGCAGCACAAGGGCAAGAGCGCCGCCACGCCGGCAGAAGCCGCTGCCGGCGCCGAGTTCGTCTTCACCTGCATCGGCAACGATAACGACCTGTATCAAGTGATCCTGGAAGAGGGCGGCTTGCTGTCCGCCATGGCGCCGGGCAGCATCCTGATCGACCACACGACGGCTTCGGCCGAAGCGGCGCGCACCATCCACGCGGCGGCGAATGAGAAGGGCGTGTTCTTCCTCGACGCGCCCGTGTCCGGCGGCCAGGCTGGCGCGGAAAACGGCAAGCTGACCGTGATGGTGGGCGGCGACGCAGAGGCCTATGCACGGGCCGAGCCCGTCATCGTCCTGTTTTCGCGCGCCGTCACCTATATGGGCGCGTCCGGTTCCGGCCAGCTCACAAAAATGGTCAACCAGATCTGCATCGCGGGCCTCGTGCAAGCCTTGAGCGAAGGCATCGCCTTTGCGGAAAACGCGGGCCTCGACGCAGCGCTGGTAGTCGACGTGATTTCCAAGGGCGCGGCACAGTCGTGGCAGCTGGAAAACCGGGGCAAGACCATGATAGAGCGCAAGTTCGACTTCGGTTTCGCCGTCGACCTGATGCGCAAGGACCTCGGTATCTGCCTCGCCGAAGCCCAGCGCAACGGCAGCGACTTGCCCGTGACGACCTTGACGGACCAGTTCTATGGCGAAGTGCAGCAGGCGGGCGGCAACCGCTACGATACGTCCAGCCTGATCACCCGCCTGAACAAAAAGTAA